The following coding sequences are from one Apus apus isolate bApuApu2 chromosome 10, bApuApu2.pri.cur, whole genome shotgun sequence window:
- the NMB gene encoding neuromedin-B, translated as MAAVRGLLLLLCGAALGPAVHLDFAEHRSQAAKIKVNPRGNLWATGHFMGKKSVTGSPHLESPGEPAVPVAFGPSLRALLEDVMELLTRELLKILLQERLLNENQGKYDLTDQETGLLAKVLEKYFSN; from the exons ATGGCTGCGGTGCGcgggctcctgctgctgctctgcggTGCCGCGCTGGGACCCGCCGTGCACCTCGACTTCGCCGAGCACCGCAGCCAGGCGGCCAAGATCAAGGTCAACCCCCGCGGCAACCTCTGGGCCACAG GTCACTTCATGGGGAAGAAGAGCGTCACGGGCTCCCCGCACCTGGAGTCCCCGGGGGAGCCCGCAGTGCCGGTGGCCTTCGGTCCCTCTCTCAGAGCCTTGCTGGAGGACGTGATGGAACTGCTGACCCGGGAGCTCCTGAAAATCCTTTTGCAAGAGAGACTTTTGAATGAGAACCAAGGAAAATACGATCTCACTGACCAG GAGACAGGGCTTCTAGCAAAGGTGCTGGAGAAGTATTTTTCCAACTGA